A window of the Sabethes cyaneus chromosome 1, idSabCyanKW18_F2, whole genome shotgun sequence genome harbors these coding sequences:
- the LOC128732316 gene encoding uncharacterized protein LOC128732316, translating into MGERNTFILHISTRLIIFLMLATAGTGLNRLGSVQAIAVTTTDEMLESTHTTLPVDVPETEADEPMSVVSEKSDLSEAETKDPKKLEIIKQIRKINNDGSYTVGYEAEDGTFKIESRDVLGNIKGTYGYIDENGDIQRVSYNAHNSTGIKGTQPAPVTEDVVHIPPKFNRSHIGAPTTRRPASYHSTSTVTPQRTSVIQTIPRKRPHPTSTTERPAMTRMTETSTSSSEATMASSQSSSVQTPKPLLIIRPTPLPLMAKTIEQLARPEKLESSDHITRIYSKSVTPRQRELERKPLRGNFLRRQLPQDSGEQYEAQQQIVYGQSAGEEIANLFSATPPGLRPIYTTTPVPRIPVAVLAARQRAAQLQNLLTSERPETTTERVYAKPPRKQQEPAPVMYEPATEPTSENSYVTDTPGSAVQIPANSNREVTETAEDERRVYRQRPIEFRPRESYRYLPAQDRPERYRVPLGVPPHARGFPAAEASFYRDPSGRGPVPINPENYPSDDEDNSIAYRQQRRPQGPPPPPHYIQNQQEAPTANSVPNAHSYPQQSYPVPYSYNPYRNPYQAPVSPYYDFPERPLTTRDFERILQLLIYRHQQVQQLQAYRFGGYTNPYYGGPSLAPPFIPGPFGAAGGGYPAQIPRPPFFNGGAGYFDPRYQNPLYSPSTGTRQYSAAAGQQQAAAEYPGPEQQGYQLQRRRQQPQPQQHQPQFAPRIDHHQDHHYQGTQPELIPPEVREDLLYRMLMLAIQQDPSTSFLVGGAAAGGGGAVGVPGVGSGFSTGLVPAGSVPRPQTTSATSPGYSKKPVRSVQILGEE; encoded by the exons ATGGGTGAGCGAAATACGTTTATCCTacat ATATCAACCCGGTTGATCATCTTCCTGATGCTGGCGACCGCCGGAACCGGGCTGAACCGGCTCGGTTCGGTGCAAGCGATAGCGGTTACGACAACGGACGAAATGCTAGAATCGACGCACACAACTCTCCCGGTCGATGTACCGGAAACCGAAGCGGACGAACCGATGAGCGTGGTAAGTGAAAAATCCGACCTCTCCGAGGCGGAAACGAAGGATCCTAAGAAGCTagaaattatcaaacaaattcgGAAGATTAACAACGATGGGTCGTATACTGTGGGCTATGAAGCGGAGGATGGGACGTTTAAGATCGAGAGTCGTGACGTCTTGGGTAATATCAAAGGAACCTATGGATATATTGACGAAAATGGTGACATTCAGCGGGTGTCGTATAACGCACATAATAGCACGGGAATCAAGGGAACCCAACCGGCACCTGTCACGGAAGATGTCGTTCACATTCCACCGAAGTTCAACAGAAGCCACATCGGAGCTCCGACGACTCGACGACCTGCGTCGTACCATTCAACCTCCACCGTCACACCTCAGCGGACCAGCGTTATTCAGACCATCCCACGCAAGCGACCACATCCGACTTCCACAACGGAACGACCTGCCATGACGCGAATGACGGAAACTTCCACTTCCTCTTCAGAAGCAACCATGGCCTCCAGCCAAAGTTCGTCGGTTCAAACACCCAAACCGTTGCTGATCATCCGTCCAACTCCCTTACCGCTGATGGCGAAAACAATCGAACAACTTGCACGACCTGAGAAACTCGAGAGTAGCGATCACATCACACGGATCTACTCGAAATCCGTAACGCCAAGACAGCGCGAGCTGGAGAGAAAACCTCTGCGAGGTAATTTTCTGCGAAGACAACTGCCCCAAGATTCGGGAGAACAGTACGAGGCTCAGCAGCAGATCGTTTATGGACAATCCGCTGGGGAAGAGATTGCCAACCTGTTTTCAGCGACCCCACCTGGCCTGAGGCCGATCTACACGACAACACCGGTTCCTCGAATTCCCGTGGCAGTGCTGGCGGCTCGACAGCGCGCTGCGCAACTTCAGAATCTTTTAACCAGTGAACGACCGGAGACTACAACCGAGCGAGTGTATGCTAAACCCCCCCGTAAGCAGCAAGAACCTGCTCCGGTGATGTACGAACCAGCTACGGAGCCTACCTcggagaatagttacgtaaccgATACGCCTGGATCTGCTGTGCAGATCCCGGCTAATTCGAACCGTGAAGTGACCGAGACAGCTGAAGACGAACGACGGGTTTATCGGCAGAGACCGATAGAATTTCGACCGCGTGAAAGTTACCGATATTTACCGGCTCAAGATCGTCCCGAGCGATATCGCGTACCACTGGGTGTTCCTCCTCATGCCCGCGGGTTTCCTGCCGCTGAGGCTTCCTTCTATCGGGATCCATCCGGTCGTGGACCGGTACCTATCAACCCAGAGAACTACCCTTCGGACGACGAAGACAACAGCATAGCTTACCGGCAACAACGAAGACCACAAGGTCCGCCACCACCACCGCACTACATTCAGAATCAACAGGAAGCACCAACCGCTAACAGTGTTCCCAACGCACACAGTTACCCGCAACAATCGTACCCGGTACCGTACTCCTACAACCCTTACCGCAACCCTTACCAGGCCCCAGTAAGTCCATACTACGACTTCCCGGAACGTCCTCTAACAACCAGGGACTTCGAACGAATCCTCCAACTGCTAATCTATCGTCATCAGCAAGTACAACAACTTCAAGCATACCGTTTCGGAGGCTACACCAATCCCTACTACGGTGGTCCATCCTTAGCACCACCATTCATTCCCGGTCCCTTCGGAGCCGCCGGAGGCGGCTATCCAGCGCAAATCCCACGACCACCGTTTTTCAACGGCGGAGCCGGCTACTTCGATCCACGCTATCAAAACCCGTTGTACAGTCCTTCGACGGGAACCCGTCAGTATTCTGCAGCAGCCGGACAACAGCAAGCCGCAGCCGAGTACCCCGGTCCGGAACAGCAAGGCTACCAGCTACAACGACGTCGCCAGCAGCCACAACCACAACAGCATCAGCCTCAGTTCGCACCACGAATCGATCACCATCAGGATCACCATTACCAGGGCACTCAACCGGAGCTGATTCCACCGGAGGTGCGGGAAGATCTGCTCTACCGAATGCTGATGCTGGCGATTCAGCAGGATCCGTCGACGTCGTTCCTTGTcggtggtgctgctgctggtggcgGTGGCGCTGTTGGTGTACCGGGTGTGGGCAGCGGCTTCTCGACGGGACTCGTCCCTGCCGGATCGGTGCCACGGCCGCAGACCACGTCCGCCACGTCGCCCGGCTACAGCAAGAAACCGGTGCGGAGTGTGCAGATCCTAGGCGAGGAGTGA